In Brassica napus cultivar Da-Ae chromosome A3, Da-Ae, whole genome shotgun sequence, the sequence ttaatttatattttctataatacaatttttaatataataattaaaatatgttgttgtattttattttaaataataaccataatattttgatatattttaattgtaaatatatatatttattgctaTTTATTGTATTAATTTTAAGTAATGTATCAATtaagttttgaaaaataaaaaaaatatagcaaaaccaaaaaccaaaatcaaaatctagaaACCAAAAGCCAAAAGCtgaaaaccaaaatccaaaatctaaaaaccaaaaactaaaatctaaaaaccaaaaactaaaaccagtAACTATTGAATCAATCATCaccttaatataaatataagaaatatatactcAAGTTATATACTCACTCATATACATGTATCAAGAGATGTTGAATCCACAATGGTTTCTTGTATTAGGAGGAGGCCCATGAAAGATCAAAGCTTCCAATTTTAATTAAGATGCAAGGACCAAAGCCCATCAGGGCCAACATAAGAAGATCACTAGggtttatatatgaataataagAAAGAAGAATGGAGGCGAAGACGAAGAACTGCAGATCTAATCTAgacgaagaaagaaaaaaaaagggttagGAGAAATGGACCCGAGCATGATGGCGGGACTTAATGGTCTTGCTGAAGAAGACCAAGCCAAAATGGCTTCCATGAtcgatcagcttcagcttcgTGATAGGTTCGTCTTCTAGATCTGTTCCGTAGCTAATTATTGATCTGTGTTGTCTGCTCTTAGAAAAACTTAGAAAGCTTCATATGATTCTTTATTTCGTAACCAGCTTGAACTTGTGGCTTGTTGTCTGAGATTTGAAGCTGAGAGAAAAAGATCTCCTTAAAACTAGAGCAGCCAATTAAATGCTGTTTCTGGACGTTAATGGAACAACAATCTATGATCTGTCTTGATCCGGTTTTCTTGTTTTATCTAAAGAAGGTTTTGTCTCTGTTGAGATCTCTGTTCCAAGAGTCTAGACCGTAACGTTGTTACTAAACTTGCAGCTTGAGGATGTACAATTCGCTGGTGGAAAGATGTTTCGTGGACTGTGTGGATACATTTACGCGCAAAACTCTGCAGAAACAAGAGGAGACTTGTGTTATGAGGTGTGCTGAGAAGTTCCTCAAGAACACAATGCGTGTCAGTATGCGGTTTGGTGAGCTCAATCAGAACGCACCAACTCAAGATTAAAGTCTACTTACCTGACTTTTGTTTTTTGGTCCGGTTTATAAGTTCGAACCCAGAGTAAACCGTTTTTTTAGTGGTTGATTGATACTCTTCTTTGAAATTGATACTCGTGTGCTTTGAAATTATTGTCTAATCCAATTATGAGTATTGAAATGATTTGTATATCAAATAGGGTCTAAGAATAATCATCTCATACGGTATGTCTTCTTACATAGAAAAACGTAGTAATATTGAATAACTAGTGGTATTACGGCGCGCCGGGTTTGTATGTTTTATTCtctgataaatttaaaattattggtTGATCCATTTGATAGTGGTTAGAACTGTATTACTTTGTTTTGATTCTTGAAGTTGTTTCggtcaaataaaaaatagcatAAATGGTTTCACATattgatttaataaatatagaataaaTATCTGATAGTTGCACTAAAGTAAATATAGTTGAACTTAAAACATAAAGTAAAGTTGATGttccaaaaaacaaaacatgtaaatgcatgggtttgttttgtgattatcttGTGTGATTGTTTGATATTTGTGTTATTCATCTGTGTATTTTGTTTTGCTGATATTATGGTTTTTATGAATTGTGTTTGTtgttattatgttttgattatacAAGTAAGGAATAGTAACTATTTTGGAGGATATGTGTTTTGGTTCATAGTTGAACTATTATGTTTATTAAAGTATTATATAATTGTGATGTTAATGGATTATATATGTTTAAGTCCGAGGAGATTTGCATCTAGATTTCGTGAATGAAAAGTTAAATTCCGCATGTAACAGACTGGCTCTAATGTGCTGTACCAGCCTTGATCCGACTTAACGGGTGTTTACCATTTGTGTAATTTCATTTTGAATACAGTCgaacctttataaattaataatgttgggactttgaaattttattaatttatagagctattaatttacaaaaaattctttttcatattttttttctattttttctatttttatttataaaataaaaaaatatttgattttaccatatatacattattaaattttagaaatcttactttcatattgttttattatcttatttagtgcatatttttatgtttcataaaatTGGTATGGTGTtttcgatataattttactaaatattatcaaattatattgaaatgttaagaaaaatagagtattttcattgtgaatataaaaccaacaaataatatttagtttgtacttatataatatatagatagattcACAACCACAACCTGATCCACAACCCAAGATCTCTGATTCTATATTAGTCATCAACGCCCCAGTGATCTCCATGGTCAGATGTTTCAACGTTCCTGctacaaatttttatttcgCATTCACCACCCACACAAACTCAACCACTGcattctatgattttcaaaaaaaaaaagcatcacTCAATAATCAGATCACTTCCAAAAGGTAACcagagaaatatatataaaagtactCATCATCCCCCGTAAAAAAATTCCTAAACACTTTCTTGTTATGATCAGATTAAATGTAGATGACGTGAGAAGGAAAACTACGATGAATAAGCATATGGTCCAAACATCTACAATAACACCAGAATCTACAGAAGAGGTAACAACGATGACATTTATATAAGccagagaaaaaaatgaagcaTCCAATCAATAAGACATAAGCACTTTCCTGTTACCTTTAAGATGGAAGCTTTTAGTGTCTTGGTTGTTTCAGCAATAGTATCACGAATGTCACACTTGCCAACAACTGTGAAAGTTCTCCAAATAATAGTAAGAAGCGTAACGGTAGAGCCAGCTAGCAAACCCATTCCCACAGAGACTGAAACAAACACTAACAAACATATATGATTCAATACTCATCAAGAAAGaataagaaaatatcaaaactttACATGAAATAGAAGTATATATTTCTTAATACTTatattttgtcttcttctttaaCACCATAACAATCTTGGTTGTGTGCTTCGTCTTTCT encodes:
- the LOC106391035 gene encoding mitochondrial import inner membrane translocase subunit TIM9, with protein sequence MDPSMMAGLNGLAEEDQAKMASMIDQLQLRDSLRMYNSLVERCFVDCVDTFTRKTLQKQEETCVMRCAEKFLKNTMRVSMRFGELNQNAPTQD